A segment of the Streptococcus chenjunshii genome:
TTGAGGCTGTCTTTCAAGATATTAAAAAAGCGCTTGAAGCGATGAAATAATTGCTCAAACTTACTTGCGTATGCGGGGAAGTCGTGATATAATAGGCTAGTCTGGCTTATAAATGTATCTCTGTGCTCAGAGGACAGCAAATCGAAATTTAGGGGGTGCTTTTGCGTGGCAAAAGAAGATGTGATTGAGATTGAAGGTAAGGTTGTTGAAACGATGCCTAATGCAATGTTCACTGTTGAGTTGGAAAATGGACACCAAATTTTAGCAACTGTATCAGGAAAGATCCGGAAGAACTACATTCGTATTTTGGTAGGTGATCGTGTTACCGTTGAAATGAGTCCTTATGACTTAACGCGTGGGCGGATCACATACCGCTTTAAATAATCGAAATAATTGGAGGGATTAAAGATGAAGGTAAGACCATCGGTTAAACCAATTTGCGAATACTGCAAGGTTATTCGCCGCAATGGCCGTGTTATGGTAATTTGTCCGACAAATCCAAAACACAAGCAACGTCAAGGATAACGATAGATTAGAAAGGAGAAAAAATGGCTCGTATTGCTGGAGTAGATATCCCAAATGATAAACGTGTAGTGGTTTCATTAACCTATATTTATGGAATCGGTTTGTCAACAGCGAAAAAGATTTTAGCGGCTGCTGATGTGTCAGAAGATATCCGTGTTAAAGATTTAACAACAGATCAAGAAGATGCTATTCGCCGTGAAGTTGACAATGTCAAGGTTGAAGGAGATCTTCGCCGTGAAGTTAACTTAAACATCAAACGTTTGATGGAAATTGGTTCATATCGGGGAATCCGTCATCGTCGCGGTCTGCCTGTTCGCGGACAAAACACCAAAAATAACGCTCGCACCCGTAAAGGCAGAGCAGTTGCAATTGCTGGTAAGAAGAAATAAAATAGGAGGTGGCAAAAATTGGCTAAACCAACACGTAAGCGTCGTGTAAAGAAAAACATCGAATCCGGTGTTGCTCATATTCACGCTACATTTAATAACACTATTGTTATGATTACAGATGTGCATGGTAATGCGATTGCATGGTCATCAGCTGGAGCTCTTGGGTTTAAAGGTTCTCGTAAATCAACTCCATTTGCGGCTCAAATGGCTTCTGAGGCTGCTGCAAAATCTGCACAAGAACACGGTCTTAAAACTGTTGAAGTTACTGTCAAAGGCCCTGGTTCAGGCCGTGAGTCAGCTATTCGTGCACTCGCCGCTGCCGGTCTTGAAGTGACTGCAATCCGTGATGTGACTCCTGTGCCGCATAATGGTGCCCGTCCTCCAAAACGTCGTCGTGTATAATCATATAATTAGGTAAGTAGTACACAAGATTCGTTTCGAGGGGGAAATAAATGATTGAGTTTGAAAAACCAATAATAACAAAAATTGATGAAAATAAAGATTATGGCAGATTTGTTATCGAACCGCTGGAACGCGGCTATGGAACAACTCTAGGTAATTCTCTTCGTCGTGTGCTTCTGTCTTCACTTCCGGGTGCAGCAGTAACATCAATTAAGATTGATGGAGTACTCCACGAATTTGACACAATCCCGGGTGTACGCGAAGATGTTATGCAGATTATCCTTAATATTAAAGGACTGGCAGTAAAATCTTACGTAAATGATGAAAAAACTATTGAACTGGATGTTGAAGGCCCAGCAGAAATTACTGCCGGTGATATTTTGACTGACAGCGATATTGAAATTGTTAATCCTGATCACTATTTATTTACAATCGCAGAAGGCTATAATTTGAAAGCAAGTATGACCGTTGCAACAAATCGTGGCTATGTTCCTGCTGAAAATAATAAAAAAGATGACGCACCTGTGGGAACACTAGGAGTGGATTCCATATACACACCAGTGAAAAAGGTTAATTATCAAGTGGAACCTGCCCGTGTCGGCAGCAATGATGGTTTTGATAAATTAACAATCGAAATCATGACTAATGGAACAATCATTCCGGAGGATGCTCTTGGTCTTTCTGCCCGTGTTCTGATGGAACATTTAAACCTGTTTACTGATTTAACCGAAGTAGCTAAGACAACTGAAGTAATGAAGGAAGCTGAGACAGTTAACGATGAGCAGGTGCTTGACCGTACTATCGAAGAATTAGACTTATCAGTACGTTCATATAACTGTTTGAAGCGAGCAGGGATCAACACTGTTTTTGATTTAACTGAGAAGACAGAACCGGAAATGATGAAAGTCCGCAACCTTGGCCGCAAGAGTCTTGAAGAGGTTAAAGTTAAACTTGCAGACCTTGGTCTCGGCTTGAAAAATGATAAATAATAATATAGGAGGATGAAATGGCTTACCGTAAATTAGGACGTACGAGTTCACAGCGTAAAGCAATGCTTCGCGATCTGACTACAGATTTGATTATCAACGAGTCAATTGTTACAACAGAAGCACGTGCCAAAGAAATTCGTAAAACGGTTGAAAAGGTGATTACTTTAGGTAAACGCGGTGATTTACACGCCCGCCGTCAGGCTGCTGCCTTTGTTCGTAATGAAATTGCGTCAGAAAGCTATGACGATGCTACAGATAAGTATACATCAACAACAGCATTACAAAAACTGTTTGATGAAATCGCACCTCGCTATGCTGAACGCAATGGAGGCTATACACGTATTTTAAAAACAGAACCACGCCGTGGTGATGCTGCTTCAATGGCTATCATTGAATTAGTATAAATCATCAATTTTGTTGAGTGTTATGATGATGGGTTTATATCAGTAAATCTTAGTCTAGCTCTGGTCTGCCGCTAGGTTTGTCCTAGCGGTAACACTCATCATGATGTTACGAAACTAACGCTTGTTTGCGAAAACACTCTCCCCCCTAGAATGTTTTCGCAAGCAGGTGTTTTTATGTCCTATTTAGAAATGCAAATCATTATTCAATAAAAAATCAAAAGCTGACTAATAAACTTAAAGATTGACTGCCGGGACTTTTGCGACAAGAAGCATAGTGCAAAATCCTAATAAACAAGATATCTGAACTCATTTCTGCCTATGTTTGCCACCTGGTCTATGATTCAGCTTGACACACTGCACTTTGGTATTGGAAGGACAATAATATATCTGTGTAAACAAGATACCATAGAAATGGCCAGGCAGGCTTTTTATGCTTCCAAAAAGATTTAATGGTTTTCGTTAAACAACAATCGTTGGTTTTTATACTTATTTTTGCTATAATAGTGCTCAAACACCAAAGGAGGAGCCTATGAGCATAGCGGTCGATCTGTTAAAAGAAAAGTATATGCTGCCGATAAAGGAAAATCCGGAACTTTATGTGGGAGTGGAATTAGAGTTTCCTATTGTCAATTTAGCTCAACAAGCTACTGATACGGCTGTTGCTAAAGGCCTTTTTTCTTATTTAGCCAAGAGCGACTTAGGCTTTGAGACTGAAGAACAGGACTGGGAGGGAAATCCTGTTCAGCTGGTAAATAACAGTGGTGATCGCATTTTATTTGAAGTCTCATACAATATTTTAGAATTTGCCTTTGCTAAAGCAAAGACCGTGCAGGCTGTAGAAGCAAAATTTTCTGCCTATCTCAAGGTTATTCAAGCCTATCTGAGGGAGCGGGGACATGAATTACAAGGATTGGGAATTCATCCTAACTGGCATCTGAATGACAACTCTGCTGTGCGTTTGCCGCGCTATCAGATGCTTTTAGCATTTTTAGATCTTTCTAAGAAAAAAAGAAATCCCTTTTTTCATTCTTATCCTCAGTATGGTTCTTTTATCTGCGGAAATCAAGTACAGCTAGATGTCAGTCGGAACAATTATTTAAAAGTCATCAATGCTTTTAACAAAATTGAATCGGCTAAAGCCTATCTTTTTGCAAATTCAGAATTTAGCAGTGAAAACTGGGATACTAAAATTGCCAGAGACATTTTTTGGGAGCAGTCTATGCATGGCTGTTTTCAGGAAAATGTGGGAGTTAACAGCCATGATTTTCAGAGTGAAGAAGATTTCTTTGCTCATTTAGCACAAACAGCAATCTTTACCGCAGAAAGAAAGGGAAAATCTCTGTATTTTGAGCCGATTAGAGTTGTGGATTATTTGGACAAAAAGGCTATACTTGCTTATGACATAAAAGGGAAGGAAGTTGAAATAGAGCCTGAACAAAGGGATTTACAGCTTCATCGAAGTTATCAGTACCAAAATCTGACGAAGCGGGGAACAGTCGAGTTTCGCAGTGTCTGCACTCAAAAGATGGAGAATACATTTGCTCCAACTGCTTTTCACTTGGGATTAATTGCCAATTTAAGTAAATTGGATCAGCTTTTGGCGGACAGTCTTTTTTTAAAAAAATATGGATCGGATTACAGGAATTTACGAAGGTACTTTTCCAGAAAACAGCTGGCTGCTGCTGATCATGATCATATCAGCGCATTCAGCCGGCAATTGCTGGAGTGTGCGGAGCAGGGATTGATTAAAAGAGGTTATGGAGAAGAAAAATATTTAAAAAATCACATAAATAGCTTGACATAATCGGCAGAGAGATGCTATACTAATGAAGCTGTCAGAGGGGGGAAGGGTTTCTGTAGGCCCAATCTTTCTTTAAGAGGCTTTTGATATGTGATGAGCGTGAAAAAAAGTCCAAAAGGTTCTTGACAGCCGAGTCGGGATTTGCTAGAATAAAGGAGTTGGTCTCGCAGGAGGACATGACCTTTGAAAACTGAATAAAAACCAAGACGTGCGGGTTAAGGAATTAACCTGTCAAAAAAAGAATCTGTCAGCGGACAGAAAAGACGAGCAAGAACAAGCTCATATTAGTGATGAGAGTTTGATCCTGGCTCAGGACGAACGCTGGCGGCGTGCCTAATACATGCAAGTGGAACGCTTCTTTCTTACCGAGTGCTTGCACTCACAAGGAAGAGGAGTCGCGAACGGGTGAGTAACGCGTAGGTAACCTGTCTTTAAGAGGGGGATAACTATTGGAAACGATAGCTAATACCGCATATTTTTCTCAGACGCCTGTTTGAGGGAAGAAAGGGGCAAGAGCTCCGCTTAGAGGTGGACCTGCGTTGTATTAGCTAGTTGGTAGGGTAAAGGCCTACCAAGGCGACGATACATAGCCGGCCTGAGAGGGTGAACGGCCACACTGGGACTGAGACACGGCCCAGACTCCTACGGGAGGCAGCAGTAGGGAATCTTCGGCAATGGGGGGAACCCTGACCGAGCAACGCCGCGTGAGTGAAGAAGGAATTCGTTTCGTAAAGCTCTGTTGTAAGTGAAGAACGTGCTTGAGAGTGGAAAGTTCAGGCAGTGACGGTAACTTACGAGGAAGGGACGGCTAACTACGTGCCAGCAGCCGCGGTAATACGTAGGTCCCGAGCGTTGTCCGGAATTATTGGGCGTAAAGGGAGCGCAGGCGGTTTTGTAAGTCAGAAGTCAAAGGCATTGGCTTAACCAATGTATGCTATTGAAACTGCAGGACTTGAGTGCAGAAGGGGAGAGTGGAATTCCATGTGTAGCGGTGAAATGCGTAGATATATGGAGGAACACCGGCGGCGAAAGCGGCTCTCTGGTCTGTTACTGACGCTGAGGCTCGAAAGCGTGGGGAGCAAACAGGATTAGATACCCTGGTAGTCCACGCCGTAAACGCTGAGTGCTAGGTGTTAGGCCCTATCCGGGGCTTAGTGCCGGAGCCAACGCAATAAGCACTCCGCCTGGGGAGTACGACCGCAAGGTTGAAACTCAAAGGAATTGACGGGGGCCCGCACAAGCGGTGGAGCATGTGGTTTAATTCGAAGCAACGCGAAGAACCTTACCAGGTCTTGACATCCCTCTGCTAGGTCTAGAGATAGACTTTTCCTTCGGGACAGAGGAGACAGGTGGTGCATGGTTGTCGTCAGCTCGTGTCGTGAGATGTTGGGTTAAGTCCCGCAACGAGCGCAACCCTTATGGTTAGTTGCCATCATTCAGTTGGGCCCTCTAGCCAGACTGCCGGTAATAAACCGGAGGAAGGTGGGGATGACGTCAAATCATCATGCCCCTTATGACCTGGGCTACACACGTGCTACAATGGCTGGTACAACGAGTTGCGAGTCGGTGACGGCAAGCTAATCTCTGAAAGCCAGTCTCAGTTCGGATTGGAGGCTGCAACTCGCCTCCATGAAGTCGGAATCGCTAGTAATCGCGGATCAGCACGCCGCGGTGAATACGTTCCCGGGCCTTGTACACACCGCCCGTCACACCACGAGAGTTTGTAACACCCGAAGTCGGTGAGGTAACCTAATGGAGCCAGCCGCCGAAGGTGGGATAGATGATTGGGGTGAAGTCGTAACAAGGTAGCCGTATCGGAAGGTGCGGCTGGATCACCTCCTTTCTAAGGAAAAGAAGTCGCAAGACTTTAGAACGGATACGTCAGAGGTTTTTATTCAGTTTTGAGAGGTCATGTGGGGCCTTAGCTCAGCTGGGAGAGCGCCTGCTTTGCACGCAGGAGGTCAGCGGTTCGATCCCGCTAGGCTCCATTATCTAGGGGAACCTAGATAAAGAGATAGGACGTATGCCGCCTCATGCGCAAGTCGCAGGGGGGATGGTTCTATGCTTTAGTCCATTGAAAATTGAATACCTCAACCACATTTATGATGGCAGGTCAGAGAGAGGTCTGTGCCTGCCATGATAGAACATAAAAAGAAACCGAAACGCTGAAAGAAGACCGAAGAGAGAAAATAAGGTTAAGTTAGTAAGGGCGCACGGTGGATGCCTAGGCACTAGGAGCCGAAGAAGGACGTGACAAACAACGAAATGCTTTGGGGAGCTGTAAGTAAGCGAGGATCCAGAGATGTCCGAATGGGGGAACCCACCAGCTAGAGGCTGGTATCCCACACGATAGCGTGTGAGGAAGGAAGACGCGGTGAACTGAAACATCTCAGTAGCTGCAGGAAGAGAAAGCAATAGCGATTGCCTGAGTAGCGGCGAGCGAAAGGGCAGGAGGGCAAACCGGAGTGTTTACACTTCGGGGTTGAAGGACTGCCGTCAGGTTACATAGAGCTATAGAAGAATTATCTGGGAAGATAAGCCAGAGAGAGTAAGAGCCTCGTATTTGAAATAGTTATATATAACCGGCAGTATCCTGAGTACGTCGGGACACGAGGAATCCCGACGGAATCTGGGAGGCCCATCTCCCAACCCTAAATACTCCCTAGTGACCGATAGTGAACCAGTACCGTGAGGGAAAGGTGAAAAGAACCCCGGAAGGGGAGTGAAATAGCCCCTGAAACCGTGTGCTTACAAGAAGTTCGAGCCCGTTAATGGGTGAGAGCGTGCCTTTTGTAGAATGAACCGGCGAGTTATGTTTAGATGCGAGGTTAAGCTGAAGAGGCGGAGCCGCAGGGAAACCGAGTCTGAAGAGGGCGGATGAGTATCTAGATGTAGACCCGAAACCAAGTGACCTACCCATGAGCAGGGTGAAGGTGCGGTAAAGCGCACTGGAGGCCCGCACCAGGGCACGTTGAAAAGTGCTTGGATGACTTGTGGGTAGCGGAGAAATTCCAAACGAACTTGGAGATAGCTGGTTCTCTCCGAAATAGCTTTAGGGCTAGCGTCGGTGTGAAGGAGTCATGGAGGTAGAGCACTGTTTGGGTAAGGGGTCCTTCCCGGATTACCAAACTCAGATAAACTCCGAATGCCATAGACTTCCGCCCGGCAGTCAGACTGCGAGTGCTAAGATCCGTAGTCGAAAGGGAAACAGCCCAGACCACCAGCTAAGGTCCCCAAATAACTATTAAGTGGAAAAGGATGTGGGGGTGCAGAGACAACTAGGATGTTAGCTTAGAAGCAGCTATTCATTCAAAGAGTGCGTAATAGCTCACTAGTCGAGTGCCCCTGCGCCGAAAATGTACCGGGGCTGAAATAGTTTACCGAAGCTGTGGATACCGCAAGGTATGGTAGGAGAGCGTTCTATGTTCGGCGAAGGTGTACCGTGAGGAGCACTGGAGGGCATAGAAGTGAGAATGCCGGTATGAGTAGCGCAAGACAGGTGAGAATCCTGTCCACCGCAAGACTAAGGTTTCCAGGGGAAGGTTCGTCCGCCCTGGGTTAGTCGGGTCCTAAGGAGAGACCGAAAGGTGTATCCGATGGTCAACAGGTTGATATTCCTGTACTGGTATCAGGAGAGAAGGAGGGACGCAGGAGGCTAGCTCAACCGGACGAATGGAAGAGTCCGGCCAAGCAGTGAGGTGAGTGAAGAGTCAAATGCTTATCACTAATGACACTGAGCTGTTAAGGGGAGCGAAGTTAATAGTAGCGAAGTGAGTGATGTCCCACTGCCAAGAAAAGCTTCTATCGTAGAGAGATACCACCCGTACCGCAAACCGACACAGGTAGTCGAGGCGAGTAGCCTCAGGTGAGCGAGCGAACTCTCGTTAAGGAACTCGGCAAAATGACCCCGTAACTTCGGGAGAAGGGGTGCTGACTAAGGTCAGCCGCAGTGAAGAGGCCCAAGCAACTGTTTATCAAAAACACAGCTCTCTGCGAAATCGCAAGATGATGTATAGGGGGTGACGCCTGCCCGGTGCTGGAAGGTTAAGAGGAGCGCTTAGCGGAAGCGAAGGTGTGAATTGAAGCCCCAGTAAACGGCGGCCGTAACTATAACGGTCCTAAGGTAGCGAAATTCCTTGTCGGGTAAGTTCCGACCCGCACGAAAGGCGTAATGATTTGGGCGCTGTCTCAACGAGAGACTCGGTGAAATTTTAGTACCTGTGAAGATGCAGGTTACCCGCGACAGGACGGAAAGACCCCATGGAGCTTTACTGCAGTTTGATATTGAGTATCTGTAAGACATGTACAGGATAGGTAGGAGCCAAAGAAGGAGGGACGCCAGTTTCTCTGGAGGCGTTGTTGGGATACTACCCTTGTGTTACGGCTGCTCTAACCCGGTAGGTTATCCCTTACGGAGACAGTGTCTGACGGGCAGTTTGACTGGGGCGGTCGCCTCCTAAAAGGTAACGGAGGCGCCCAAAGGTTCCCTCAGATTGGATGGAAATCAATCATAGCGTGTAAAGGCAGAAGGGAGCTTGACTGCGAGACATACAGGTCGAGCAGGGACGAAAGTCGGGCTTAGTGATCCGGTGGCACCGTATGGAAGGGCCATCGCTCAACGGATAAAAGCTACCCTGGGGATAACAGGCTTATCTCCCCCAAGAGTTCACATCGACGGGAGGTTTGGCACCTCGATGTCGGCTCGTCGCATCCTGGGGCTGAAGTCGGTCCCAAGGGTTGGGCTGTTCGCCCATTAAAGCGGCACGCGAGCTGGGTTCAGAACGTCGTGAGACAGTTCGGTCCCTATCCGTCGCGGGCGTAGGAAATTTGCGAGGGGCTGCTCCTAGTACGAGAGGACCGGAGTGGACTTACCGCTGGTGTACCAGTTGTTTTGCCAAGGGCACAGCTGGGTAGCTAAGTAGGGGAAGGATAAACGCTGAAAGCATCTAAGTGTGAAGCCTGCCTCAAGATGAGATTTCCCATAACAGTAGGTTATTAAGAGCCCTGAGAGAAGAACAGGTAGATAGGTTAGGAGTGTAAGTAGTGTGAGCTATTAAGCGGACTAATACTAATTGCTCGAGGACTTAACCAAGGCGTAAGGAGAGGGAGAGGTATTCAATTTTGAGTAGACTAGAGGTTTATTCATCGAGTTAAGTGACGCTAGCCTAGGGGATACACCTGTACCCATGCCGACCACAGCAGTTAAGCCCTAGAACGCCGGAAGTAGTTGGGGGATGCCCCCTGCGAGATAAGGAAGTCGCTTAGCAAGGGGGAGTTTAGCTCAGCTGGGAGAGCATCTGCCTTACAAGCAGAGGGTCAGCGGTTCGATCCCGTTAACTCCCATAGTTCTAAAAAGAACATTTAACTAGGAATACGTTCCAAGTGAAAAGCGGGTGTAGTTTAGTGGTAAAACTACAGCCTTCCAAGCTGTTGTCGCGAGTTCGATTCTCGTCACCCGCTTTTTAATTTCTACTTCCCAAGTTTTTCTTGGGCGCGTAGCTCAGCTGGTTAGAGCGCACGCCTGATAAGCGTGAGGTCGGTGGTTCAAGTCCACTCGTGCCCATTAATATAATATGATGGTCCGTTGGTCAAGGGGTTAAGACACCGCCTTTTCACGGCGGTAACACGGGTTCGAATCCCGTACGGACTATTATCTGGAGGATTACCCAAGTCCGGCTGAAGGGAACGGTCTTGAAAACCGTCAGGCGTTTAACAGCGTGCGTGGGTTCGAATCCCACATCCTCCTTTTTGGCTTCCCAGTTGTATGGACGCTTTAGGAATTGTCCCTATTGTTAGGGCAAACTTATTTTATTAGTATCATCGCGGGATGGAGCAGTTAGGTAGCTCGTCGGGCTCATAACCCGAAGGTCGTAGGTTCAAATCCTGCTCCCGCAATTGGAAAAACATTTGGCTCGGTAGCTCAGTTGGTAGAGCAATGGATTGAAGCTCCATGTGTCGGCGGTTCGATTCCGTCCCGCGCCATCTTTCTGCGGAAGGGTAGCGAAGAGGCTAAACGCGGCGGACTGTAAATCCGCTCCTTCGGGTTCGGGGGTTCGAATCCCTCCCCTTCCATTTTACGGGCATAGTTTAAAGGTAGAACTA
Coding sequences within it:
- the infA gene encoding translation initiation factor IF-1, with the protein product MAKEDVIEIEGKVVETMPNAMFTVELENGHQILATVSGKIRKNYIRILVGDRVTVEMSPYDLTRGRITYRFK
- the rpmJ gene encoding 50S ribosomal protein L36 is translated as MKVRPSVKPICEYCKVIRRNGRVMVICPTNPKHKQRQG
- the rpsM gene encoding 30S ribosomal protein S13; the encoded protein is MARIAGVDIPNDKRVVVSLTYIYGIGLSTAKKILAAADVSEDIRVKDLTTDQEDAIRREVDNVKVEGDLRREVNLNIKRLMEIGSYRGIRHRRGLPVRGQNTKNNARTRKGRAVAIAGKKK
- the rpsK gene encoding 30S ribosomal protein S11, which produces MAKPTRKRRVKKNIESGVAHIHATFNNTIVMITDVHGNAIAWSSAGALGFKGSRKSTPFAAQMASEAAAKSAQEHGLKTVEVTVKGPGSGRESAIRALAAAGLEVTAIRDVTPVPHNGARPPKRRRV
- a CDS encoding DNA-directed RNA polymerase subunit alpha; translation: MIEFEKPIITKIDENKDYGRFVIEPLERGYGTTLGNSLRRVLLSSLPGAAVTSIKIDGVLHEFDTIPGVREDVMQIILNIKGLAVKSYVNDEKTIELDVEGPAEITAGDILTDSDIEIVNPDHYLFTIAEGYNLKASMTVATNRGYVPAENNKKDDAPVGTLGVDSIYTPVKKVNYQVEPARVGSNDGFDKLTIEIMTNGTIIPEDALGLSARVLMEHLNLFTDLTEVAKTTEVMKEAETVNDEQVLDRTIEELDLSVRSYNCLKRAGINTVFDLTEKTEPEMMKVRNLGRKSLEEVKVKLADLGLGLKNDK
- the rplQ gene encoding 50S ribosomal protein L17, whose translation is MAYRKLGRTSSQRKAMLRDLTTDLIINESIVTTEARAKEIRKTVEKVITLGKRGDLHARRQAAAFVRNEIASESYDDATDKYTSTTALQKLFDEIAPRYAERNGGYTRILKTEPRRGDAASMAIIELV
- a CDS encoding glutamate-cysteine ligase family protein, whose translation is MSIAVDLLKEKYMLPIKENPELYVGVELEFPIVNLAQQATDTAVAKGLFSYLAKSDLGFETEEQDWEGNPVQLVNNSGDRILFEVSYNILEFAFAKAKTVQAVEAKFSAYLKVIQAYLRERGHELQGLGIHPNWHLNDNSAVRLPRYQMLLAFLDLSKKKRNPFFHSYPQYGSFICGNQVQLDVSRNNYLKVINAFNKIESAKAYLFANSEFSSENWDTKIARDIFWEQSMHGCFQENVGVNSHDFQSEEDFFAHLAQTAIFTAERKGKSLYFEPIRVVDYLDKKAILAYDIKGKEVEIEPEQRDLQLHRSYQYQNLTKRGTVEFRSVCTQKMENTFAPTAFHLGLIANLSKLDQLLADSLFLKKYGSDYRNLRRYFSRKQLAAADHDHISAFSRQLLECAEQGLIKRGYGEEKYLKNHINSLT